In Dehalogenimonas etheniformans, one genomic interval encodes:
- a CDS encoding 4Fe-4S binding protein, producing the protein MAKSEFELTWQDIEIGAAVTEPGSAAAYKTGDWKSQRPTYDYSRCLKCGICYVFCPEGCVRQNQKGQFEANLFYCKGCGICAYECPTRVIVMREEEEQ; encoded by the coding sequence TTGGCTAAATCGGAATTCGAATTAACCTGGCAGGATATCGAAATTGGCGCTGCGGTCACCGAACCAGGAAGCGCCGCGGCATACAAAACCGGCGACTGGAAATCCCAGCGGCCGACCTACGACTATTCCCGGTGCCTCAAGTGCGGCATCTGTTACGTTTTTTGCCCTGAAGGCTGCGTCCGGCAGAATCAGAAGGGCCAGTTTGAAGCAAATCTGTTTTATTGCAAAGGGTGCGGCATTTGCGCCTACGAGTGTCCCACGCGGGTCATCGTGATGCGGGAAGAAGAGGAGCAATAA
- a CDS encoding transketolase C-terminal domain-containing protein, producing MGKRVGVEVSIALADAVKLANADVIAAYPITPQTHIVEHLAELVAEGELDAEYIPVESEHSALSACLGSAAAGARTFTATAGQGLELMHEVLYVASGMRLPIVMAVANRALSSPLSVWGDHSDAMAVRDTGWIQIFTENGQEVVDQTICAFRIAEDPRVLLPVMTHLDGFNLSHVIEPIEMPSEEEVCDFLPVRRNPLTLHPSKPVAMGDFAPPVVYTEAKWAQEQAMMAVKPIILDIWDDFAKKFGREYKPVECYKCDGAKNLLFTMGSFSETAMTAVDKLRDAGIDIGLVRLRLWRPFPFEEFRAAVKDAETLLVLDRCISSGGPGGPVASELKAALYNEEKKPKVVSFVGGLGGRDITVAGFEKIIIDGLELAAKGQEREYEIVGVRE from the coding sequence ATGGGGAAACGTGTTGGTGTAGAAGTCTCCATCGCTCTTGCCGATGCCGTAAAACTAGCTAATGCCGACGTCATCGCCGCCTACCCGATCACCCCCCAGACCCACATTGTGGAGCACCTGGCGGAACTGGTGGCTGAGGGCGAACTTGACGCTGAGTATATTCCGGTAGAATCGGAGCACTCCGCGCTTTCCGCCTGCCTGGGTTCGGCGGCGGCTGGCGCCCGCACTTTCACCGCAACCGCGGGCCAGGGGCTGGAACTGATGCACGAAGTTCTCTATGTCGCCTCCGGCATGCGCTTGCCCATTGTTATGGCGGTGGCCAACCGTGCGTTGTCATCTCCGCTGTCGGTGTGGGGCGACCATTCCGACGCTATGGCGGTCAGGGATACCGGCTGGATCCAGATATTCACTGAGAACGGCCAGGAAGTAGTCGATCAGACCATCTGCGCCTTCAGAATCGCCGAGGACCCCAGAGTTCTTCTACCGGTGATGACACACCTCGACGGCTTCAACTTGTCCCATGTTATCGAGCCGATCGAAATGCCATCTGAAGAAGAAGTCTGTGACTTTCTGCCGGTCAGGCGCAACCCCCTCACCCTGCACCCATCCAAGCCGGTGGCTATGGGTGATTTTGCTCCTCCGGTAGTATATACAGAAGCCAAGTGGGCCCAGGAACAGGCGATGATGGCGGTCAAGCCGATCATCCTGGATATCTGGGACGATTTCGCTAAAAAATTCGGCCGCGAGTACAAACCGGTAGAGTGCTATAAATGTGACGGCGCCAAGAACCTGCTGTTCACCATGGGCAGCTTCTCCGAGACTGCAATGACTGCTGTCGACAAGCTCAGGGACGCGGGCATTGACATCGGCCTGGTGCGTCTCCGATTGTGGCGGCCGTTCCCGTTCGAGGAATTCCGAGCCGCAGTCAAGGACGCGGAGACACTGCTTGTGCTTGACCGCTGCATCTCATCCGGCGGCCCCGGCGGCCCCGTGGCCTCGGAACTCAAGGCGGCTCTTTATAACGAAGAAAAGAAGCCTAAAGTGGTCAGTTTCGTCGGCGGGCTGGGCGGCCGAGATATCACCGTGGCGGGTTTTGAGAAGATCATCATTGACGGACTGGAACTGGCGGCTAAAGGCCAGGAACGGGAGTATGAGATCGTGGGGGTGAGGGAATAA
- the porB gene encoding pyruvate synthase subunit PorB: MQNLGVYASRLVTKEENFVPGHRACIGCGEALAVRLAAKAFGKNTIVVNATGCMEIVASQLPYTSWKLPWIHTLFENSAAVASGVESALKVQMRKGKIPQEDIKVVAIGGDGATVDIGLQAISGAFERGHDFLYICFDNEAYMNTGIQRSSATPFGASTTTSPAGRAKAGQMSWKKNMPEIAVAHNIPYVATACPSYPFDLIEKVKKGMATKGPAYIHVLSVCPTGWRCDTEISVMLGRLATETGVFPLYEVENGKYKMSLVPEKLKPVKDYFKLQRRFRHLKPEAIDAIQARVTEEYEKLLEKAV, encoded by the coding sequence ATGCAGAACCTTGGAGTTTACGCCTCCCGATTAGTAACCAAAGAAGAAAATTTTGTCCCTGGGCACCGTGCCTGCATCGGCTGCGGCGAAGCCCTGGCGGTCAGGCTGGCAGCCAAAGCCTTCGGTAAGAATACTATCGTAGTCAACGCTACCGGCTGCATGGAAATTGTGGCTTCCCAGTTACCTTACACCTCGTGGAAATTACCCTGGATCCATACCCTGTTTGAGAACTCCGCCGCAGTTGCCTCCGGTGTGGAATCGGCGTTGAAAGTCCAGATGCGCAAGGGCAAGATCCCGCAGGAAGACATCAAGGTGGTGGCTATCGGCGGCGACGGCGCCACGGTCGACATCGGACTTCAGGCTATCTCGGGTGCTTTCGAGCGCGGTCATGACTTTCTTTATATCTGCTTCGACAATGAAGCATATATGAACACCGGCATCCAGCGGTCTTCTGCGACGCCTTTTGGCGCTTCGACCACGACCTCTCCCGCCGGCAGGGCAAAAGCCGGCCAGATGTCCTGGAAGAAAAACATGCCGGAGATCGCCGTCGCCCATAACATTCCTTATGTGGCCACCGCATGCCCGAGCTATCCCTTCGATCTGATCGAAAAGGTCAAGAAAGGCATGGCGACCAAAGGCCCGGCTTACATTCACGTCCTTTCAGTATGTCCCACCGGCTGGCGCTGCGACACCGAGATCAGCGTCATGCTGGGACGCCTGGCGACCGAAACCGGGGTGTTTCCGCTCTACGAAGTGGAGAACGGGAAATACAAGATGAGCCTGGTACCGGAGAAACTGAAACCGGTCAAAGACTACTTCAAACTTCAGAGGCGGTTCCGCCACTTGAAACCCGAAGCGATCGACGCCATCCAGGCGCGGGTGACTGAAGAATACGAGAAACTACTGGAGAAAGCGGTATGA
- a CDS encoding complex I 24 kDa subunit family protein — MTLDTKSYAEVVNTILAKYEQDAAMLVGILQDIQSELNYLPRECLVMVGEELDIPLSRVYSVATFFKAFSLKPRGRHSLHVCMGTACHVRGAEKVLDKLQTELCLCAGETSPDMKFTLETVNCVGACALGPVVVVDGEYAGQVTTDKVKSILEGCK, encoded by the coding sequence ATGACGCTTGATACCAAATCTTACGCCGAGGTGGTAAACACCATCCTGGCCAAGTATGAGCAAGACGCCGCCATGCTGGTCGGCATCCTGCAGGACATTCAGTCAGAACTGAACTACCTGCCCAGGGAATGCCTGGTGATGGTCGGCGAAGAGCTCGATATCCCGCTTTCACGTGTATACAGCGTGGCTACTTTTTTCAAGGCGTTCAGCTTGAAACCCCGCGGTCGCCACAGCCTGCATGTCTGCATGGGCACCGCCTGCCATGTCAGGGGAGCCGAGAAGGTGCTCGATAAGCTGCAAACCGAACTCTGCCTTTGCGCCGGTGAAACCTCGCCCGACATGAAATTCACCCTGGAAACGGTCAACTGCGTCGGCGCCTGCGCGTTGGGACCGGTGGTGGTCGTCGACGGCGAGTACGCCGGCCAGGTCACGACCGATAAGGTCAAATCCATCTTAGAGGGTTGTAAATAA
- a CDS encoding NADH-quinone oxidoreductase subunit NuoF, whose amino-acid sequence MVIEEKTLKRLNSPEELEKFRQELACASSAKTKTITICCGTGCLAYGGAKVAQGFKEEIKARGLENEVEVKTTGCHGFCERGPLVVLRPENILYQRVKSSDIGDVIDTVKEGKIVDRLLYTIPGTKTMVTYEHDVPFYKKQMRLVFGANGYIDPTSIQDYIACGGYSALAKTLHSMTSDEVISEIKKSGLRGRGGGGFATGAKWQSTREAHGETKYVICNCDEGDPGAFMDRSLMEGNPHSILEGMVIAAFAVGANQGYIYIRDEYPVAVKHAEKAISQAAAMGLLGKNILSSGFDFSVKINRGGGAFVCGESTALMASLEGRVGEPRAKYIHTSERGLWDQPTVLNNVETLANVPLIINNGSQWFSNIGTANSKGTKIFSLVGKVNNTGLIEVPMGISLREIIYDIGGGIPKNKKFKAVQTGGPSGGCLPESKLDMPVDFDELTRAGSMMGSGAMIVMDEDNCMVDIARYFLSFLEGESCGKCVPCREGLKRMRQILDRIISGQGKEGDIELLEDLSETLTWGALCGLGSGAANPIMSTIRYFRDEYEVHIKEKRCPAGVCKPLITYNIVEANCPNCTLCIKACPAGAITGRGKKMPVVLDQSKCTKCGACFDVCRLNAVEVR is encoded by the coding sequence ATGGTCATCGAAGAAAAGACCCTCAAGCGGTTGAATTCCCCTGAAGAGCTTGAAAAGTTCCGCCAGGAGTTAGCCTGCGCTTCATCGGCAAAAACAAAGACCATAACTATCTGCTGCGGTACCGGCTGTTTGGCGTACGGCGGCGCCAAGGTGGCTCAGGGATTCAAAGAAGAGATCAAAGCCCGCGGGCTGGAAAATGAGGTCGAGGTCAAGACGACGGGCTGCCACGGCTTCTGCGAGCGCGGTCCGCTGGTAGTCCTCCGCCCGGAGAACATCCTCTACCAGAGGGTTAAATCCTCTGATATCGGCGACGTCATTGACACCGTCAAAGAGGGCAAGATCGTCGACCGGCTGCTTTATACTATCCCTGGCACTAAGACCATGGTGACCTACGAACATGACGTCCCATTTTACAAAAAGCAGATGCGCCTGGTATTCGGCGCCAACGGTTATATTGATCCGACCTCAATACAGGATTACATCGCTTGCGGCGGTTACTCAGCCCTGGCTAAAACACTCCACTCTATGACATCGGATGAGGTCATCTCCGAAATCAAAAAGTCCGGGTTGAGAGGCAGGGGCGGTGGCGGTTTTGCCACGGGCGCCAAGTGGCAGAGCACACGCGAAGCCCACGGCGAAACGAAATATGTCATCTGCAACTGCGACGAGGGAGACCCCGGGGCGTTCATGGACCGGTCTCTTATGGAAGGCAATCCCCATTCCATACTTGAAGGCATGGTGATCGCTGCTTTTGCGGTCGGCGCGAATCAGGGCTATATCTATATCAGGGACGAGTACCCGGTAGCGGTAAAGCATGCCGAAAAGGCCATCTCTCAGGCAGCGGCAATGGGCCTCCTGGGCAAAAATATCCTGAGTTCCGGATTCGATTTTAGTGTCAAAATCAACCGGGGCGGAGGAGCCTTTGTCTGCGGCGAATCCACCGCCCTAATGGCATCGCTCGAAGGCAGGGTGGGTGAGCCCCGGGCGAAATACATTCACACCTCAGAACGCGGTTTGTGGGATCAACCAACGGTGCTCAACAACGTCGAAACTCTGGCGAATGTGCCTCTTATTATTAACAATGGTTCCCAGTGGTTTTCCAACATCGGTACCGCCAACAGCAAGGGCACCAAGATCTTCTCGCTGGTGGGCAAGGTTAACAACACCGGCTTGATTGAAGTGCCGATGGGTATCAGCCTCCGCGAGATCATCTACGATATCGGAGGCGGCATTCCCAAGAATAAGAAATTCAAGGCAGTCCAGACCGGCGGCCCATCCGGCGGATGCCTGCCAGAATCTAAACTTGATATGCCCGTCGATTTCGACGAACTGACCCGTGCCGGATCGATGATGGGCTCAGGCGCGATGATTGTCATGGACGAAGACAACTGCATGGTGGACATCGCCCGATATTTCCTGTCATTTCTTGAAGGTGAATCTTGCGGAAAGTGCGTGCCCTGCCGTGAAGGCCTGAAGCGGATGCGCCAGATCCTGGATCGCATCATTTCCGGACAAGGCAAAGAGGGGGATATCGAACTTCTAGAAGACTTGTCCGAGACCCTGACCTGGGGCGCCCTGTGCGGTCTCGGCAGCGGCGCCGCCAACCCCATCATGTCCACCATCCGCTATTTCCGAGACGAATACGAAGTGCATATTAAAGAAAAACGTTGTCCCGCCGGTGTTTGTAAACCACTGATCACCTACAATATCGTCGAGGCTAATTGCCCTAACTGCACTTTGTGCATCAAGGCTTGTCCGGCTGGCGCCATCACCGGCCGGGGTAAGAAAATGCCGGTTGTACTGGACCAGTCCAAGTGCACCAAGTGCGGCGCCTGCTTCGACGTCTGCCGCTTGAACGCCGTGGAGGTACGATAG
- a CDS encoding 2Fe-2S iron-sulfur cluster-binding protein — MVKININGRDFEAEPCQTVLSVAQSAGIDIPTLCHTEAVADYGACRICLVEVERRGRKRLVTSCLYPVEEGIKVTTDSERVKKVRKTIIELLLARCPESEAIRDMAASMGISESRFALEDKAESGTCILCGLCTRVCSEVVGASAISLVNRGTAREVALPFYDEASSCIACGSCAYICPTGAISLVDAGSKRIISWPNGTVDFQMKECARCGTHYAPVRQVEYMVQKSGLSATEFELCPDCRKLD, encoded by the coding sequence ATGGTTAAAATCAATATCAACGGCCGTGACTTTGAGGCCGAACCATGCCAAACAGTGCTTTCGGTGGCTCAATCGGCCGGCATCGATATTCCCACCCTGTGCCACACCGAAGCTGTCGCTGATTACGGTGCCTGCCGAATATGCCTGGTCGAGGTGGAAAGGCGTGGTCGCAAACGGCTGGTGACCTCCTGTCTCTACCCTGTCGAAGAAGGCATCAAGGTTACAACCGATTCCGAACGGGTGAAAAAAGTCCGGAAAACGATCATCGAACTTCTTCTGGCGCGATGTCCTGAGTCGGAGGCCATCAGGGACATGGCCGCCAGCATGGGGATCAGTGAATCGCGTTTCGCCCTTGAAGACAAAGCCGAAAGCGGCACCTGCATCCTTTGCGGCTTGTGCACCCGTGTTTGCTCCGAAGTTGTCGGTGCGTCAGCAATCAGCCTGGTCAACCGCGGGACCGCCCGCGAAGTCGCCCTGCCTTTTTACGATGAAGCCAGTTCATGTATCGCCTGCGGCTCTTGCGCCTACATTTGTCCTACTGGCGCTATCAGCCTGGTGGACGCAGGCAGCAAACGGATCATTTCCTGGCCGAACGGTACAGTGGATTTCCAGATGAAAGAGTGTGCCCGCTGCGGCACCCATTATGCCCCCGTACGACAGGTGGAGTACATGGTTCAGAAATCCGGTTTGTCGGCAACCGAGTTCGAGCTTTGCCCTGATTGCCGCAAACTCGATTGA
- a CDS encoding PAC2 family protein, with translation MSFRLSSEPQLNSPDLIVGWPGIGNVGLMAVETLRRQLNAEYFGEIEPEPFFYPSGVVIKSGVLETLSFPGSRFYYKKTTQRDLILFIGDEQPAETGSTYASGGKAYEMANLVVDVAQKFGCRRVFTSGAAVSPIHHNYTPGVWAVATDTNLLKDIDEARARRFKSELQGKTAQANISGLNGLLIGVAAQRGIPAACLMGEVPDYLARAPMPYPAASRSVLGLISRFYNLSLDLSELDEMRRQLGDMIEQFFNQFPDELKEKISQRAQVRAEVEDGEAITDEDKKWMADHIEDLFRPAGGSNDRAA, from the coding sequence ATGTCTTTTCGTCTATCTTCCGAGCCGCAGCTCAATTCACCTGATCTCATCGTCGGTTGGCCGGGTATCGGTAATGTCGGTCTGATGGCTGTTGAAACACTCAGAAGACAACTGAACGCTGAGTATTTCGGGGAGATCGAACCAGAACCTTTTTTCTATCCCTCCGGCGTCGTCATCAAGTCGGGAGTATTGGAAACATTGAGTTTCCCGGGCAGCCGGTTCTATTACAAGAAAACCACCCAACGGGACCTGATCCTTTTCATCGGCGATGAGCAACCCGCGGAAACGGGTTCCACTTATGCTTCCGGCGGAAAAGCCTACGAGATGGCTAACCTGGTAGTCGATGTGGCCCAAAAATTCGGCTGCCGGCGGGTATTCACCTCCGGCGCCGCGGTTTCACCCATCCATCACAACTATACTCCGGGGGTCTGGGCGGTTGCTACCGATACGAACCTGCTCAAAGATATCGACGAAGCTAGAGCCAGACGGTTCAAAAGCGAATTGCAGGGTAAAACCGCTCAAGCGAACATCAGCGGCCTGAATGGCTTGCTGATCGGCGTAGCCGCACAGCGTGGCATCCCGGCAGCCTGCCTCATGGGCGAAGTGCCGGACTACCTTGCCCGGGCGCCCATGCCTTACCCCGCGGCGAGCCGCTCGGTGCTTGGGCTGATCTCGCGTTTTTATAACCTAAGCCTTGATCTCAGTGAGCTTGACGAGATGCGCCGCCAGCTTGGCGACATGATAGAGCAGTTCTTCAACCAGTTCCCCGACGAGTTGAAAGAGAAGATTTCGCAGCGGGCACAGGTCAGGGCAGAGGTTGAGGACGGGGAAGCCATTACCGACGAGGATAAAAAGTGGATGGCCGACCATATTGAAGACCTGTTCCGTCCAGCCGGAGGCAGCAATGACCGGGCAGCTTAA
- a CDS encoding PAC2 family protein, whose amino-acid sequence MTGQLKYVSTPQLRRPVLIAGWRGEAGNIGERVVSLINEAMDLKSLAEIEPVGFFQLSGVEVTRDLARLPDCRFYYSEAFNLITLLSDAPSFEVYQFIKNVLDVAARFVVSHVVVLSGFPAMASHNTPSQMLANLSTPLLKDWLAGELINTGIDYSSPPGQKPPISTYLTWEAKQRGIEAVSLWQPIPYYLAPFADETGAQRVVSLLREKLAIPIELEPVLEAAQKQREKIAALRQSVPEVEKYLTMLESNLSLTEFEAGALAAAMRQVMI is encoded by the coding sequence ATGACCGGGCAGCTTAAATACGTATCTACCCCTCAGCTCAGACGACCGGTGCTCATTGCGGGCTGGCGGGGCGAGGCCGGGAATATCGGTGAGCGGGTGGTGTCGCTCATCAACGAGGCGATGGATCTCAAATCGCTGGCTGAGATCGAGCCTGTCGGCTTTTTTCAGTTGTCCGGGGTCGAGGTCACCAGGGACCTCGCGCGCCTGCCCGATTGCCGCTTCTATTATTCAGAGGCGTTTAATTTGATCACGCTGCTATCGGATGCCCCCTCCTTTGAGGTGTACCAATTCATCAAGAACGTCCTGGATGTAGCCGCCAGGTTTGTGGTGAGTCATGTTGTGGTACTTTCCGGCTTTCCGGCGATGGCGTCGCATAACACACCCAGCCAGATGCTGGCCAACCTTTCAACTCCACTTCTCAAGGACTGGTTAGCCGGCGAGTTGATCAACACCGGAATAGACTATTCTTCTCCACCGGGGCAGAAACCGCCGATCAGCACCTATCTAACATGGGAGGCCAAACAGCGCGGTATCGAAGCGGTTTCACTGTGGCAACCGATACCTTATTACCTGGCGCCTTTTGCCGATGAAACCGGAGCTCAAAGGGTAGTTTCACTGCTACGGGAAAAACTGGCAATCCCGATTGAATTAGAGCCGGTCTTGGAAGCCGCTCAAAAGCAAAGGGAAAAGATTGCGGCCTTACGGCAGTCGGTGCCGGAGGTCGAAAAATATTTGACCATGCTGGAGAGCAATCTGAGTCTCACCGAATTCGAAGCCGGGGCCTTGGCCGCGGCAATGCGTCAGGTGATGATCTAG
- a CDS encoding ferritin family protein, producing MNEQVSEILETAMLKEVASAAIYRQAATLAPEPAVATLLEELAEEEGHHLAVLKNLKPENIKRTPALPSRIADLKLTDHLKAPSELPGAELTETLLFAIKREAESVNFYTSLMGLFSDESAKNLCQAIAWQEMAHKAKLELLYDRIVYIED from the coding sequence ATGAACGAACAAGTATCCGAAATCCTGGAAACGGCTATGCTGAAGGAAGTGGCTTCGGCAGCGATATACCGCCAAGCCGCGACACTAGCTCCCGAGCCGGCTGTAGCAACTCTGCTCGAAGAGCTTGCTGAAGAAGAAGGACACCACCTGGCGGTGCTCAAAAACCTTAAGCCGGAAAATATCAAGCGTACCCCGGCATTGCCATCAAGAATCGCCGATCTCAAGCTTACCGACCATCTGAAAGCGCCGTCCGAACTGCCGGGGGCCGAACTCACCGAAACCCTTTTGTTTGCTATTAAACGCGAGGCGGAATCGGTTAACTTTTACACCTCCCTGATGGGCCTTTTCAGCGACGAAAGCGCCAAGAACCTGTGCCAGGCAATCGCCTGGCAGGAAATGGCTCACAAGGCAAAGCTGGAACTCCTTTACGACCGAATCGTTTACATCGAAGATTAA